The Pseudosulfitobacter pseudonitzschiae genome includes a region encoding these proteins:
- a CDS encoding Lrp/AsnC family transcriptional regulator: MDDMDNRLIAALRHDARASLSDLAADLGVTRTTVRGRIEKLQARGDILGFSVVLREDALQDPVRGLMMIGIEGRGTERIIRQLQGMSAVRHIHSTNGRWDVIVEIGTGTLESFDRVLFDIRRLDGVVASETSLLLSTRKSS, encoded by the coding sequence ATGGACGATATGGACAACCGCCTGATCGCAGCGCTGCGCCACGATGCACGTGCGTCTCTGTCGGATCTGGCCGCAGACCTTGGCGTGACACGCACTACCGTGCGCGGGCGCATCGAAAAGCTGCAGGCGCGGGGCGATATTCTGGGGTTCTCTGTGGTTCTGCGCGAGGACGCACTTCAAGATCCGGTGCGCGGGCTGATGATGATCGGCATCGAGGGGCGCGGCACCGAGCGGATCATCCGTCAGCTTCAAGGCATGAGTGCCGTGCGCCACATCCATTCCACCAACGGACGCTGGGATGTAATCGTGGAAATCGGCACCGGGACGCTGGAAAGTTTTGACAGGGTGCTGTTCGACATTCGCCGTCTGGACGGGGTCGTGGCCTCGGAAACGTCGTTGCTGCTGTCGACGCGAAAATCGTCTTAG
- a CDS encoding disulfide bond formation protein B has product MTQRHWIMIATLGSAALMLGALGFQYLGGFHPCKLCYWQRYPHVIAVVIGAIALWMPNRLLIILGAASAAVTGVFGVYHAGVEWKWWQGPTTCTSSDITGMNTDALFDQIMSAPLTRCDDIVWQLAGLSMAGWNAVISFVLVACWLMALRRP; this is encoded by the coding sequence ATGACACAACGCCACTGGATCATGATCGCAACGCTTGGGTCGGCAGCGCTGATGTTGGGCGCGCTGGGGTTTCAGTATCTGGGCGGGTTTCATCCGTGCAAGCTGTGCTATTGGCAACGCTATCCGCATGTGATCGCCGTGGTGATCGGTGCGATTGCGCTGTGGATGCCGAACCGTTTGCTGATCATACTGGGCGCTGCCAGTGCTGCCGTTACAGGGGTCTTTGGCGTCTATCACGCGGGTGTCGAATGGAAATGGTGGCAGGGTCCGACCACCTGCACCTCGAGTGACATCACGGGAATGAATACCGATGCCCTGTTCGACCAGATCATGAGCGCGCCGCTGACCCGTTGCGACGACATCGTGTGGCAACTGGCCGGTCTGTCGATGGCCGGTTGGAACGCGGTTATTTCTTTCGTGCTGGTTGCCTGCTGGCTGATGGCGCTGCGCCGCCCCTAA
- a CDS encoding GcvT family protein codes for MQTTTRVAVIGGGVVGASVLYHLTKLGWSDVMLIERSELTSGSTWHAAGGFHTLNGDTNMAALQGYTIRLYKELEEITGMSCGLHHVGGITLADNRDRFDMLLAERAKHRFMGLETEIVTPAEIAKIAPVTNIEGIIGGLYDPLDGHLDPSGTTHAYARAARMGGATIQTHTMVVETNQRPDGTWDVVTDKGTIHAEHIVNAGGLWAREVGAMAGIYFPLHPMEHQYIVTEEVPMIADIVDAGGEHPHVMDPAGESYLRQEGHGLCIGFYEQPCRPWAVNGTPWTFGHELLPDDFDKIEDSIAFAYKRFPALETAGVKSVIHGPFTFAPDGNPLVGPVPGVRNYWSACGVMAGFSQGGGVGLTLAQWMIEGEPERDVMAMDVARFGDWISPGYTLPKVIENYQKRFSVSYPNEELPAARPNRTTPMYDIFSDMGAVWGQQYGLEVVNYYAQEGEPAFETPSFRRSDAFDATAREVRGVRGGVGINEVHNFGKYRVTGPRARAWLDRIMAGRVPQPGRLSLTPMLSEKGKLIGDFTMSCLSDDEFQLTASYGSQNFHFRWFQQHAEDGVTVENISDKRNGFQIAGPKARAVLAACTLTDISDMRFLDVRRMTVGMTDCIVQRVSFTGDLGYEIYCDPMGQRALWWTLWNAGQPHGMVPFGMRAMMSLRLDKHFGSWMAEFSPDYTAAETGLDRFISFKKNTDFIGRAAAKAERDKGSARRLVAFVVDADDADVQGYEPIWLDGDVVGFCTSGGFSHHTGTSIAQGFLPVQAVSDGLRVEIEILGQMRGATVTLTPPFDADGARMRG; via the coding sequence ATGCAAACCACCACCCGCGTTGCCGTCATAGGAGGAGGCGTTGTCGGCGCATCCGTGCTCTATCATCTGACGAAACTCGGCTGGTCCGATGTGATGCTGATTGAAAGGTCGGAACTGACATCGGGCAGCACATGGCACGCGGCGGGTGGATTTCACACGCTGAACGGCGACACCAATATGGCGGCGCTTCAGGGTTATACCATTCGGTTGTACAAGGAACTGGAAGAGATCACCGGCATGTCGTGCGGGTTGCATCATGTGGGCGGCATCACACTGGCCGACAATCGCGACCGGTTCGACATGCTGCTGGCCGAACGGGCAAAGCACAGGTTCATGGGGTTGGAAACCGAAATCGTCACCCCCGCCGAGATCGCAAAGATCGCGCCAGTGACCAACATCGAGGGCATCATTGGCGGGCTCTATGATCCGCTCGATGGCCATCTTGATCCGTCTGGCACCACTCACGCCTATGCACGCGCGGCACGCATGGGCGGTGCCACGATCCAGACGCACACGATGGTGGTCGAGACCAACCAGCGCCCCGATGGCACTTGGGATGTGGTCACCGACAAGGGCACGATCCACGCCGAACACATCGTCAACGCAGGCGGCCTGTGGGCGCGTGAGGTGGGGGCGATGGCGGGCATCTATTTCCCCCTACACCCAATGGAGCACCAGTACATCGTCACCGAAGAGGTGCCGATGATCGCCGACATCGTCGACGCAGGCGGCGAGCATCCGCATGTGATGGACCCCGCCGGCGAAAGCTATCTGCGGCAAGAAGGGCACGGCCTGTGCATCGGGTTTTACGAACAGCCCTGCCGCCCGTGGGCAGTGAACGGCACGCCGTGGACCTTTGGCCATGAACTGCTGCCTGATGATTTCGACAAGATCGAGGACAGCATCGCATTCGCCTACAAACGCTTTCCGGCGCTGGAAACTGCGGGGGTCAAATCGGTGATCCACGGGCCTTTCACCTTTGCCCCCGATGGCAACCCGCTGGTTGGTCCGGTTCCGGGTGTGCGCAATTACTGGTCGGCCTGCGGCGTTATGGCTGGCTTTTCCCAAGGTGGCGGCGTCGGCTTGACGCTGGCGCAATGGATGATCGAGGGCGAGCCCGAACGGGACGTGATGGCGATGGACGTGGCCCGCTTTGGCGACTGGATCAGTCCCGGATATACCCTGCCCAAAGTCATCGAAAACTATCAGAAACGCTTTTCCGTCAGCTATCCCAACGAAGAACTGCCCGCAGCACGCCCCAACCGCACCACGCCGATGTATGACATTTTTTCAGATATGGGCGCGGTCTGGGGCCAGCAATACGGGCTTGAGGTGGTCAATTACTATGCCCAAGAGGGCGAGCCCGCGTTTGAAACCCCGTCTTTCCGCCGCTCGGACGCGTTTGACGCGACCGCCCGCGAAGTGCGCGGCGTGCGGGGCGGCGTGGGCATCAACGAGGTCCACAATTTTGGCAAATACCGCGTCACCGGCCCCCGCGCCCGCGCCTGGCTGGACCGGATCATGGCAGGCCGTGTGCCACAGCCGGGCCGTTTGTCGCTGACCCCGATGCTGTCGGAAAAGGGCAAGCTGATCGGTGATTTCACCATGTCGTGCCTGAGCGATGACGAATTCCAGTTGACCGCGTCCTATGGCAGTCAGAACTTTCATTTCCGCTGGTTCCAGCAGCACGCCGAAGACGGTGTAACAGTCGAGAATATCAGCGATAAACGCAACGGGTTCCAGATCGCAGGGCCCAAGGCCCGCGCGGTTCTGGCCGCCTGCACCCTGACCGACATCTCGGACATGAGGTTTCTCGACGTGCGCCGCATGACCGTCGGCATGACAGACTGCATCGTGCAGCGGGTTAGCTTTACCGGCGATCTGGGCTATGAGATTTACTGCGACCCGATGGGCCAGCGCGCGCTCTGGTGGACGCTGTGGAATGCGGGGCAGCCACACGGGATGGTGCCCTTTGGCATGCGCGCGATGATGTCGCTGCGACTGGACAAACATTTTGGCAGTTGGATGGCCGAGTTCTCGCCCGATTACACCGCCGCCGAGACGGGGTTGGACCGTTTTATCAGCTTCAAGAAGAACACGGATTTTATCGGTCGCGCTGCCGCCAAGGCAGAGCGCGACAAAGGATCGGCGCGGCGGCTGGTGGCCTTTGTCGTCGATGCGGATGACGCCGATGTGCAAGGCTACGAGCCGATATGGCTGGATGGCGACGTGGTGGGCTTTTGTACGTCGGGTGGTTTTTCGCACCATACGGGCACATCCATCGCCCAAGGGTTCCTGCCGGTGCAGGCGGTTTCGGACGGTTTGCGTGTCGAGATCGAAATTCTGGGCCAGATGCGCGGTGCCACGGTCACGCTAACGCCTCCCTTTGATGCCGATGGCGCGCGGATGCGTGGCTGA
- a CDS encoding nucleotidyltransferase family protein — protein MDQLSTIPAIVLAAGQSSRMRGTDKLLQDVDGQPLIRRQCQMARQVCERVYVTLPPLPHDRYTAISGLDVTPVSVANAAEGMGASLRAGFAALPADAQAALLLLGDLPDLTAEDLSTVLQAVDLTSDNLIWRGTTSEGRAGHPIVFAKSLFAEFATLTGDNGGQSIVAFAGDRVAHIALSGNRARNDLDTPEEWANWRALRD, from the coding sequence ATGGACCAACTCAGCACCATCCCCGCCATTGTGCTTGCCGCAGGGCAATCGTCGCGTATGCGCGGCACCGACAAACTGTTGCAGGATGTGGATGGCCAACCGCTGATCCGGCGGCAGTGCCAGATGGCGCGGCAGGTCTGCGAACGGGTCTACGTGACGCTGCCGCCTCTTCCGCATGACCGCTATACTGCAATCAGCGGGTTAGACGTGACGCCAGTATCGGTTGCCAACGCTGCCGAAGGCATGGGCGCATCCCTGCGCGCGGGTTTTGCCGCTTTGCCAGCGGATGCACAGGCTGCACTGCTACTGCTGGGGGATCTGCCTGACCTGACCGCAGAAGACTTGAGCACCGTCTTACAAGCCGTTGATTTAACATCTGATAACCTGATCTGGCGCGGCACCACATCAGAGGGGCGTGCGGGCCACCCCATCGTGTTTGCAAAGTCGCTGTTCGCAGAGTTTGCAACGTTGACAGGCGACAATGGTGGCCAGTCGATTGTGGCATTTGCCGGTGATCGCGTCGCGCACATTGCTCTGTCGGGCAATCGCGCACGCAATGATCTGGACACGCCCGAAGAATGGGCCAACTGGCGTGCCCTACGGGATTAA
- the rocF gene encoding arginase — MTTQNCILIGAPMDCGKRRAGCLMGPDAYRTADLAGALQSLGHKVQDRGNVSPAPVDPIAHDRLYKLAETIAWTESLADACVAALKDGFPIFMGGDHALALGTLLGATRHAAASDKPLFVLWLDAHTDYHTPQTTDSGNLHGTPMGYIAGRDGFDGFPAVEHPVPHDNICMLGLRSVDPAERAALEGTDVTYIDMRAIDEHGIAGPLNTFLDKVRAADGHLHVSLDVDFLDPSFAPAVGTTVPGGATVREAHLVMEMLHDSGLMTSLDLVELNPFLDERGRTAQLMVELTASALGRRIFDRPTRAFS; from the coding sequence ATGACCACTCAAAACTGTATTCTGATCGGGGCACCGATGGACTGTGGCAAACGCCGCGCCGGTTGCCTGATGGGCCCCGACGCCTATCGCACCGCCGATCTGGCCGGTGCGCTGCAATCGCTGGGCCACAAGGTGCAGGACCGTGGCAATGTCTCCCCTGCCCCCGTTGACCCGATCGCCCACGACCGCCTGTATAAACTGGCCGAAACCATCGCATGGACCGAAAGCCTTGCCGACGCCTGTGTGGCGGCACTCAAGGACGGCTTTCCGATCTTCATGGGTGGCGATCATGCGCTGGCGCTTGGTACCCTGCTGGGCGCGACCCGCCACGCCGCGGCTTCGGACAAGCCATTGTTCGTGTTGTGGCTAGACGCGCACACCGATTACCACACCCCGCAAACCACCGATTCCGGCAATCTGCACGGCACGCCGATGGGGTATATTGCGGGCCGCGACGGCTTTGACGGCTTTCCTGCGGTCGAACACCCTGTGCCGCATGACAACATCTGCATGCTGGGCCTGCGCTCGGTCGATCCGGCAGAGCGTGCGGCACTGGAAGGCACCGATGTCACCTATATCGACATGCGGGCGATTGACGAACACGGCATTGCGGGGCCGCTGAATACATTTCTGGACAAGGTGCGTGCGGCAGACGGCCATCTGCATGTGTCGCTGGACGTCGACTTTCTTGATCCCTCTTTTGCGCCCGCCGTCGGCACCACCGTTCCGGGCGGTGCGACGGTCCGCGAGGCGCATCTGGTGATGGAAATGCTGCACGACAGCGGACTGATGACCTCGCTTGATCTGGTCGAGTTGAACCCGTTTCTGGATGAGCGTGGCCGCACCGCGCAACTGATGGTCGAACTGACCGCATCCGCCCTCGGCCGCCGCATCTTTGACCGCCCCACACGCGCATTTAGCTAA
- a CDS encoding Hint domain-containing protein produces the protein MTFYYDPKTPVDPKDTAKTTRDGVVDGDNNANVINAAYTGDPEGDKIDNNDAIIGSDTGDQDIVDARGGDDKVYAGADDDKVYAGAGDDTVYGGAGDDLIYGDSGFTGGTAGKTIGDEGMFRWSELDDPDGHWHGKVDDGENLENMTLTQQVGGVKVSVSTPPRASHHSNGLETEFDNEAVYVGGLKDSINARSSLESEADNGECGTYNIAFDKSVDQVRFNITDIDADVGYVRVLAYGPDGSLIPVDFQVGSGLTLGGNNTITSNNDHGDARTDADAAATVTVTGPVSRIEVIHAGDGHGQSNIYLSDIGIVETFEPIAGTDGEATAAQGAGADFLNGDTGNDTIYGQGGNDTIDGGADDDLLVGGSGDDSIDGGSGNDVIYGDNKGETPPSSTESVRESFEWDQAGVGNGHDLDGFTQNTGNVNVTFKVLQETGAADTEFSTDQQKVHSISDDGKGVDAFSSLDSETKGHGNQADYELSFSEAVEKVSFRVNDIDGDGLVRIKAYDLDGKEINVDMTGGHKLTLIDTDGKFGVDTADSKGGYEEDTSGNYSILVDIPGPVGRITIEHDQNGSNNSGINVTDIYYDVTVGAPAGGDGNDVLNGGSGDDMIFGEGGNDTLTGGEGSDTIYGGEGNDFITSSDPDNDLKVDKGYPGLFTGEEGTAAAENERDFVDGGAGNDTIFTGDDRDTIYGGTGDDVIDAGIDDDEIYGDEGDDRIVGGEGSDIILGGIGNDTIYAGNDPLKVPDLVNIEDDGSNPFGADKRPDNGRDTVYGGEGDDVIYGADDDDLLYGDEGDDYIDGEIDDDTIFGGTGDDTLLGGQGNDEIYGGEGDDYINAGRNADIVYGGAGDDTIYGENGADKLMGGDGDDWIDGGTGDDTLDGGDGDDMIIGATGDDVMTGGAGNDTIDGGNGGDDMMSGGDGRDTFLKANAGDTVDGGTGGDDFDTLDLTGAGKYEYVSRTLDADGDSTSGTIRFLNNDGTSKGTLDFSEIESIIPCFTPGTLIATPKGECRVEDMQVGDRVITRDNGIQEIRWVGQKSMAGAAFERAEHLKPVLIQKGALGGGLPERDMMVSPNHRVLVANDKTALYFEEREVLVAAKHLTGLEGVDIVDVSATTYIHLMFDRHEVILSDGAWTESFQPGDLTLAGIGNAQRNELFELFPELKTREGVDAYTSARRSLKKHEAVLLTK, from the coding sequence ATGACATTCTATTATGATCCCAAGACACCCGTGGACCCCAAGGACACTGCGAAAACAACACGTGACGGCGTGGTCGATGGCGACAACAATGCCAACGTGATCAACGCGGCCTACACAGGCGACCCTGAAGGTGACAAGATTGATAACAACGATGCGATTATCGGTTCAGACACCGGCGATCAGGACATTGTTGACGCACGGGGCGGCGATGACAAAGTCTACGCCGGTGCCGATGACGACAAGGTTTATGCAGGCGCGGGCGACGACACAGTATATGGCGGTGCGGGCGACGACCTGATTTACGGCGACAGCGGCTTTACCGGCGGCACGGCGGGCAAGACCATAGGCGACGAAGGCATGTTCCGCTGGAGCGAGCTGGACGATCCCGACGGGCATTGGCATGGCAAAGTCGATGACGGTGAGAATCTGGAAAACATGACGCTGACCCAACAGGTTGGCGGCGTGAAGGTTTCTGTTTCAACGCCACCACGTGCCTCGCACCACTCCAACGGTCTTGAAACCGAGTTTGACAATGAAGCCGTCTATGTTGGTGGCCTCAAGGACAGCATCAACGCGCGTTCCAGTCTTGAATCCGAAGCGGACAATGGCGAATGTGGCACATATAATATCGCGTTCGACAAATCCGTTGACCAAGTACGGTTCAACATCACCGACATCGACGCCGACGTGGGCTATGTCCGCGTTCTGGCCTATGGTCCCGATGGTTCGCTGATTCCAGTTGATTTTCAGGTGGGCTCCGGTCTGACGTTGGGCGGCAACAACACCATTACATCCAACAACGACCACGGCGATGCACGTACCGATGCGGACGCGGCCGCGACTGTAACTGTCACCGGTCCGGTCAGCCGCATCGAAGTGATCCACGCAGGCGACGGTCATGGCCAGTCGAACATCTATCTGTCCGACATCGGTATCGTCGAGACATTCGAACCCATCGCTGGCACCGACGGCGAAGCAACAGCCGCGCAGGGCGCTGGCGCCGATTTCCTGAACGGCGACACGGGCAACGACACCATCTATGGTCAGGGCGGCAATGACACCATCGACGGTGGTGCTGACGATGACCTGTTGGTGGGCGGTTCGGGCGATGACAGCATCGACGGCGGTTCGGGTAACGACGTGATCTATGGCGACAACAAGGGCGAAACGCCCCCGTCGTCGACAGAATCCGTGCGCGAAAGCTTTGAGTGGGATCAGGCGGGTGTGGGCAACGGCCATGATCTTGACGGCTTTACCCAGAACACCGGAAACGTCAACGTCACCTTCAAAGTCCTGCAAGAAACCGGGGCTGCGGATACCGAATTTTCGACCGACCAGCAAAAAGTGCATTCGATCAGCGATGACGGTAAAGGCGTTGACGCCTTCAGCTCGTTGGACAGCGAAACCAAAGGTCACGGCAATCAGGCGGATTATGAGCTGTCGTTCAGCGAAGCCGTTGAAAAAGTATCTTTCCGCGTGAACGATATTGATGGCGACGGTCTGGTCCGTATCAAGGCCTATGATCTGGACGGAAAAGAGATCAACGTCGACATGACTGGCGGCCACAAGCTGACGTTGATCGACACTGATGGCAAATTCGGCGTCGACACGGCGGACAGCAAAGGCGGCTACGAGGAAGATACTTCGGGCAATTATTCGATCCTAGTCGACATTCCGGGCCCCGTCGGGCGGATCACGATCGAGCACGACCAGAACGGTTCGAACAACTCGGGTATTAACGTTACCGACATTTATTATGACGTTACAGTTGGCGCACCCGCAGGCGGAGACGGCAACGACGTGCTGAACGGCGGCAGCGGCGACGACATGATCTTTGGCGAAGGTGGCAACGACACGCTGACCGGCGGCGAAGGGTCCGACACCATCTATGGCGGTGAAGGCAACGATTTTATCACCTCCAGCGATCCTGACAACGATCTGAAAGTAGACAAAGGCTATCCGGGTCTGTTCACCGGTGAAGAGGGCACAGCCGCCGCCGAAAACGAACGCGATTTTGTTGATGGCGGTGCGGGCAACGATACGATCTTTACAGGCGACGACCGCGACACAATCTATGGCGGTACCGGCGACGATGTAATTGATGCGGGCATCGACGACGATGAAATCTATGGCGACGAAGGCGACGACCGTATCGTCGGTGGCGAAGGCAGCGACATTATTCTGGGCGGTATCGGCAACGACACCATCTATGCTGGCAACGACCCGCTAAAAGTTCCGGATCTGGTCAACATCGAAGATGACGGGTCCAACCCCTTTGGTGCGGACAAGCGTCCGGACAATGGCCGTGACACTGTCTATGGCGGCGAGGGCGACGACGTCATTTACGGCGCCGACGACGATGACCTGCTGTACGGCGACGAGGGCGACGATTACATCGACGGCGAGATCGACGACGACACCATCTTTGGTGGCACTGGCGATGACACGCTTTTGGGCGGTCAGGGCAACGACGAGATTTATGGCGGCGAAGGCGACGACTATATCAACGCAGGCCGTAATGCAGACATCGTTTATGGCGGCGCTGGTGACGACACGATCTATGGTGAAAACGGGGCCGACAAGCTGATGGGCGGCGACGGCGACGACTGGATTGATGGCGGCACCGGCGATGACACGCTGGACGGCGGTGACGGCGATGACATGATCATCGGCGCGACCGGCGACGACGTGATGACAGGCGGCGCGGGTAACGACACCATCGACGGCGGCAACGGCGGCGATGATATGATGTCGGGCGGCGACGGTCGTGATACCTTCCTGAAGGCCAACGCGGGTGACACCGTGGACGGTGGCACGGGCGGCGACGACTTTGATACGCTGGATCTGACGGGCGCCGGCAAATATGAATACGTTAGTCGTACCCTGGACGCCGACGGCGACTCGACTTCGGGCACCATCCGGTTTCTGAACAATGACGGCACTAGTAAGGGCACGCTCGACTTCTCCGAGATTGAATCGATCATTCCCTGCTTTACCCCCGGCACCCTGATCGCCACACCAAAAGGCGAGTGTCGTGTCGAGGACATGCAAGTTGGCGATCGCGTTATTACCCGCGACAACGGCATTCAGGAAATCCGTTGGGTGGGTCAAAAGTCGATGGCAGGCGCCGCGTTCGAGCGTGCCGAGCACCTCAAGCCTGTTCTGATCCAAAAGGGCGCGTTAGGGGGCGGCTTGCCTGAGCGTGACATGATGGTTTCACCCAACCACCGCGTTCTGGTGGCCAACGACAAAACCGCGCTTTACTTCGAAGAGCGCGAGGTTCTAGTCGCGGCTAAACACCTGACCGGTCTGGAAGGGGTCGATATTGTTGACGTCAGCGCGACAACCTACATCCACCTGATGTTCGACCGGCACGAGGTGATCCTGTCGGACGGTGCATGGACAGAAAGCTTCCAGCCCGGCGATCTGACACTGGCCGGTATCGGAAACGCGCAGCGCAACGAGTTGTTCGAGCTATTCCCCGAACTGAAAACGCGCGAAGGCGTCGACGCCTATACCTCAGCACGCCGGTCTCTGAAAAAGCACGAGGCGGTCCTTTTGACCAAATAA
- a CDS encoding Hint domain-containing protein translates to MTVINGTSNNDTLQGGAEDDVISGQNGQDRISGEGGNDIILGGEGNDTLFGDVGEGTAPGQDASALTLSIDNVVSKTYYGDNASAGDSAVYSNVATLDDGTPISGRLVLVSKSDNRMEVDLASGRGSEILLNGGRFSSGKGDTATFRFEFFDPATGQPVALNSVATFNDLDKNGRGDQEAVTLQTSSFSAFGVAPDSVLNILSDSGTVTAVGNGNNDPSDQQAWFSAEFENRNFIEFTLEARSTQSGFTFSGDLIDGAVVTPIIAGDDTIDGGAGQDVIFGQGGDDELSGGDGDDMLDGGEGDDFLSGGQGQDTLIGGAGDDTLVGGTGDDKVYGGAGRDQIVMGPDNDHAEGGAGSDRFTFDGTGSHTIVGGEDADGSDIDVIDLTGVRAKVYSDGAGTESGRIEFIDEHGNVSGRTTYSEIEEIIVCFTPGTMIATDKGEVAVEALKPGMRVFTRDNGLQKLRWTGRRDLVRADLAAKPEFNPVLIRQGALGRGLPDRDMLVSPNHRMLITSDLAAVMFDDREVLVAAKHLTSMEGVDFVEADSVSYIHLMFDHHEVILGDGTWTESFQPGDMSLRGIGSDQRDEILALFPELETVEGLDGYTSARRSLKSFEARSLLG, encoded by the coding sequence ATGACCGTGATCAACGGGACCAGCAACAACGACACCCTTCAGGGTGGCGCGGAAGACGATGTAATTTCAGGCCAGAATGGACAGGACCGCATCTCGGGTGAGGGTGGCAACGACATCATTCTGGGTGGCGAAGGTAACGACACGCTTTTCGGTGACGTTGGTGAAGGCACAGCCCCCGGTCAGGATGCATCGGCACTGACGCTGAGCATCGATAATGTTGTGTCGAAGACCTACTATGGCGACAATGCCAGCGCGGGTGACTCTGCCGTTTATAGCAACGTCGCAACGCTGGATGATGGTACCCCGATTTCGGGCCGTCTGGTGCTGGTTTCAAAATCCGACAACAGAATGGAGGTTGACCTGGCCAGCGGCCGCGGATCTGAAATCTTGCTGAACGGGGGCCGTTTTAGTTCGGGAAAGGGCGACACAGCCACGTTCCGGTTCGAGTTCTTCGATCCGGCCACTGGTCAGCCTGTAGCGTTGAATTCGGTTGCGACGTTCAACGACCTCGACAAGAACGGTCGCGGTGACCAAGAGGCGGTGACGCTTCAGACTTCCAGTTTCTCGGCTTTTGGCGTGGCGCCGGATTCTGTCCTGAACATCTTGTCTGATTCGGGAACGGTTACGGCTGTGGGCAACGGGAACAATGACCCTTCGGACCAGCAGGCGTGGTTCAGTGCGGAATTTGAAAACCGAAATTTCATCGAATTCACCCTTGAAGCGCGCAGCACGCAGTCGGGTTTCACCTTTTCGGGTGATCTGATTGACGGTGCGGTTGTTACCCCGATCATTGCTGGCGACGACACCATCGACGGTGGCGCAGGTCAGGACGTGATCTTTGGTCAGGGCGGCGATGACGAACTGAGCGGCGGCGACGGCGACGACATGCTGGACGGCGGCGAAGGAGATGATTTTCTAAGCGGCGGTCAGGGTCAGGACACGTTGATTGGTGGCGCGGGCGACGACACGTTGGTCGGCGGCACCGGCGATGATAAAGTGTACGGCGGCGCAGGTCGGGACCAGATTGTCATGGGCCCTGACAATGACCACGCCGAAGGTGGCGCCGGCAGCGACAGATTCACTTTTGACGGGACGGGCAGCCACACCATCGTCGGGGGTGAAGACGCGGACGGCTCTGACATTGACGTGATCGACCTGACCGGCGTGCGTGCCAAGGTCTATTCTGACGGGGCGGGCACAGAATCGGGCCGGATCGAATTTATCGACGAACATGGCAATGTTTCGGGCCGCACGACCTATTCCGAGATCGAAGAAATTATCGTGTGCTTTACGCCCGGCACGATGATTGCGACCGATAAGGGCGAGGTGGCCGTCGAGGCGCTGAAACCCGGTATGCGCGTGTTCACACGTGACAACGGTCTGCAAAAGCTGCGGTGGACAGGTCGCCGCGATCTTGTCCGTGCCGATCTGGCAGCCAAGCCCGAGTTTAACCCCGTTCTGATCCGTCAGGGTGCTTTGGGCCGCGGTCTGCCCGATCGCGACATGCTGGTCAGCCCGAACCACCGGATGCTGATCACATCGGATCTGGCAGCGGTCATGTTCGACGACCGCGAAGTACTGGTGGCTGCCAAACACCTGACGTCAATGGAAGGTGTGGACTTTGTCGAGGCAGACTCCGTCAGCTATATCCACCTGATGTTCGACCACCACGAGGTGATTTTGGGCGATGGCACATGGACCGAAAGTTTCCAGCCTGGTGATATGTCTTTGCGGGGTATCGGTTCGGACCAGCGCGACGAAATACTGGCATTGTTCCCCGAGCTTGAGACTGTCGAAGGTCTGGACGGCTATACATCGGCGCGCCGTTCGCTGAAGTCCTTCGAGGCCCGATCGCTTCTGGGTTAA
- a CDS encoding YqaA family protein: MIRNLYDWVLRMADHPNALWLLAVIAFIESSVFPIPPDVLMIPMIIARPSRAWLIATVALVASVLGGVLGYAIGALAFETLGQPILAMLGKADAMAEFSTRFNDLGFWAVLGAGITPFPFKVITIMSGWTGMPLGTFIVTSILARGIRFFVVAGLLWGFGAPIRDFIERRLGLVFTVCLLLLIGGFAATRYL, encoded by the coding sequence GTGATACGCAATTTATACGACTGGGTGCTGCGCATGGCAGATCACCCCAATGCACTTTGGCTGCTTGCGGTCATCGCCTTTATCGAAAGCTCTGTCTTTCCGATCCCGCCCGATGTGCTGATGATCCCGATGATCATCGCCCGCCCCTCGCGGGCGTGGCTAATTGCGACGGTGGCGCTGGTGGCGTCGGTTCTGGGCGGAGTACTGGGCTATGCGATCGGTGCGCTTGCCTTCGAAACATTGGGCCAACCGATTCTTGCAATGCTGGGCAAGGCCGATGCGATGGCGGAGTTCAGCACACGGTTCAACGATCTGGGCTTTTGGGCGGTTCTGGGGGCGGGCATCACCCCCTTTCCGTTCAAGGTCATCACGATCATGTCCGGCTGGACCGGCATGCCGCTGGGAACCTTTATCGTCACCTCCATTCTGGCGCGCGGTATACGGTTCTTTGTGGTGGCCGGACTGCTTTGGGGGTTTGGCGCACCAATTCGTGATTTCATCGAGCGGCGGTTGGGTCTTGTCTTTACGGTGTGTCTTCTGCTTTTGATCGGCGGGTTCGCTGCCACGAGGTATCTATGA